Proteins found in one Lutimonas zeaxanthinifaciens genomic segment:
- the hemE gene encoding uroporphyrinogen decarboxylase — protein MIKNDLYLRALRGESVSRPPVWMMRQAGRYLPEFIAIREKYDFFTRCRTPELASEITVQPIRRYGMDAAILFSDILVVPQAMNIPFEMKAGVGPFLQNPIRTQKDVDNTFIPDINDSLGYVMEAIKMTKQMLNDEIPLIGFAGSPWTVFCYCVQGQGSKSFDKAKEFCFTQPIAAHQLLQKITDTTIAYLKEKVAAGVNAVQVFDSWGGMLSPEDYQEFSWKYIQQIVDALHELAPVIAFGKGCWFALEEMSKSKVSALGVDWTVSPKIARKLTNNSVTLQGNLDPSRLLSPPKEIKKLVTKMIDDFGKDKYIVNLGHGILPNIPLDNAKAFIDAVKEYDA, from the coding sequence ATGATCAAAAACGATTTATATTTAAGAGCCTTAAGAGGAGAGTCAGTCAGCAGGCCACCAGTGTGGATGATGAGACAGGCAGGAAGGTATTTACCTGAATTTATTGCCATAAGAGAGAAATATGATTTTTTTACGCGTTGCAGAACTCCTGAACTTGCTTCTGAAATAACGGTTCAGCCTATACGAAGATATGGTATGGATGCCGCTATCTTGTTTTCAGATATTTTGGTAGTTCCTCAGGCCATGAATATTCCTTTTGAAATGAAGGCCGGGGTTGGTCCTTTCCTTCAGAATCCCATCAGGACCCAAAAGGATGTGGATAATACATTCATTCCGGACATCAATGATTCTTTAGGATATGTCATGGAAGCGATTAAGATGACAAAACAAATGTTGAATGATGAAATCCCTTTGATCGGATTTGCGGGGTCTCCCTGGACGGTATTTTGTTACTGTGTTCAAGGTCAGGGCTCGAAATCATTTGATAAAGCGAAAGAATTTTGTTTTACCCAACCAATTGCTGCACATCAGCTTCTTCAAAAAATTACGGATACCACAATAGCTTATCTTAAAGAAAAGGTAGCTGCAGGGGTGAATGCCGTGCAAGTTTTTGATTCCTGGGGAGGAATGTTGTCTCCAGAAGACTATCAAGAATTTTCATGGAAATACATACAACAGATCGTTGACGCCCTTCATGAACTTGCACCCGTTATTGCTTTTGGAAAAGGATGCTGGTTTGCGCTGGAAGAAATGTCAAAATCAAAGGTATCCGCATTAGGGGTAGATTGGACGGTTAGCCCGAAAATAGCGAGAAAACTGACTAATAATAGTGTTACCCTTCAAGGAAATCTTGATCCTTCTAGACTGTTATCTCCTCCTAAAGAGATCAAAAAATTAGTCACAAAAATGATCGATGACTTTGGAAAAGATAAATACATCGTAAATTTAGGGCACGGGATATTACCTAATATTCCTCTTGACAATGCTAAAGCTTTCATCGATGCAGT
- the hemL gene encoding glutamate-1-semialdehyde 2,1-aminomutase, with amino-acid sequence MKLEKSIELYNKGQHNLVGAVNSPVRAFKSVGGVPVFIDHAKGSKVFDVDGNEYIDLVLSYGPMILGHRHNKVEKSIKKALKKGYTFGASTNKEIKLAKIVCDAFPGMDKVRFVNSGTEAVLSAIRLARAYTGHNKIIKFSGCYHGHTDALLVAAGSGLATLSLPGSKGVPDEAVKNTLIAEFNNLESVRQHINAHDDIAAVILEPIAGNMGVVQPTKEFLHQLRKITQDTGILLILDEVMTGFRSKFGGAQELLGIEADITCLGKVIGGGFPVGAYGARNEIMSMVAPLGGMYQAGTLSGNPIAMACGIATLKELKRQNPYKKFNKNAIKIKKMLISSAKKYGVPVQVNHFGSMINPFFTDKDVTDFKSAQTCDTESFKVFFWQMMEHGVFLPPSQFEAWFLSSALRKRDLRKIEEAIDSSMAKVAEKKIIKQNHQNDD; translated from the coding sequence ATGAAACTAGAAAAATCAATAGAATTATATAACAAAGGTCAGCACAACCTGGTAGGTGCTGTAAATTCACCGGTAAGGGCTTTTAAATCTGTAGGCGGAGTACCTGTTTTTATTGATCATGCCAAAGGAAGTAAAGTCTTTGATGTTGACGGCAATGAATATATTGACCTGGTATTGTCATACGGACCGATGATACTTGGCCACAGACATAACAAAGTTGAAAAATCGATCAAAAAGGCGCTAAAAAAAGGCTATACTTTTGGTGCTTCGACAAATAAAGAGATAAAACTTGCAAAAATAGTTTGCGATGCCTTTCCAGGAATGGATAAGGTTCGGTTCGTAAATTCAGGAACGGAAGCCGTTTTAAGTGCGATTCGATTAGCGAGAGCCTATACAGGCCATAACAAAATTATCAAATTTTCAGGTTGTTACCATGGACATACAGATGCTTTGCTTGTTGCTGCAGGCTCGGGACTGGCGACTCTTAGCCTTCCCGGAAGCAAAGGCGTACCCGACGAAGCAGTAAAAAATACCTTGATTGCTGAATTCAACAATCTGGAGAGTGTCAGGCAACATATAAATGCTCATGATGATATAGCAGCGGTTATTCTGGAGCCAATTGCCGGAAATATGGGGGTAGTTCAGCCTACTAAAGAGTTTCTTCATCAACTGAGAAAGATTACTCAGGATACCGGTATTCTATTGATTCTGGATGAAGTAATGACGGGTTTCAGATCGAAATTTGGAGGCGCTCAGGAACTGCTCGGAATTGAAGCTGACATTACCTGTTTAGGCAAAGTGATTGGAGGCGGATTTCCTGTAGGAGCTTACGGAGCCAGAAATGAGATCATGAGTATGGTAGCACCCTTAGGCGGGATGTATCAGGCAGGTACCCTTTCTGGTAATCCCATAGCAATGGCATGCGGAATAGCGACCTTAAAAGAGCTAAAAAGACAAAATCCTTATAAGAAATTCAATAAGAATGCCATAAAGATCAAAAAGATGCTTATTTCTTCTGCAAAAAAATACGGTGTTCCCGTGCAGGTGAATCATTTTGGATCCATGATAAACCCATTTTTCACTGACAAGGACGTCACTGACTTCAAATCAGCACAGACTTGTGATACAGAAAGCTTTAAAGTATTTTTCTGGCAGATGATGGAACATGGAGTGTTCCTTCCGCCTTCGCAGTTTGAGGCCTGGTTCCTTTCGTCTGCGCTGCGAAAAAGAGACCTCCGTAAAATAGAAGAAGCCATAGATAGTTCAATGGCAAAAGTCGCTGAAAAGAAAATTATAAAACAGAACCATCAAAACGACGATTAA
- the hemB gene encoding porphobilinogen synthase, giving the protein MNRTRRLRKTENIRRLVRENRLHIDDLIYPLFIEEGKGIENEIPSMPGIKRFSLDTLPKELDEVTKLDIPAVLLFGIPSAKDEIGSETWNDQGVIQQAIRLIKKHYPDLYVITDVCFCEYTSHGHCGIIHDNDVDNDATLVNLAKQVISHAKAGADMVAPSGMMDGMIATIREALDNTGYPNLPVMSYAVKYASAFYGPFRDAADSTPSFGDRRTYQMDPSNRDEGMREAHFDDQEGADILMVKPALSYLDIIRDLKNNFDRPVACYNVSGEYAMVKAAAEKGWIDEKKVMMESLLSMKRAGADIIITYFAKDVARALKE; this is encoded by the coding sequence ATGAACAGGACCCGACGACTTAGAAAAACCGAAAATATAAGAAGGCTTGTGAGAGAAAACAGGCTCCATATTGATGACTTGATTTATCCGCTGTTTATTGAAGAAGGCAAGGGAATTGAAAATGAAATTCCTTCCATGCCGGGGATCAAAAGATTTTCACTTGATACCTTGCCCAAAGAACTGGACGAAGTAACAAAACTGGATATTCCGGCTGTTCTCCTCTTTGGAATTCCTTCAGCAAAAGATGAAATCGGTTCTGAAACCTGGAATGATCAGGGAGTAATTCAACAGGCGATTCGACTTATCAAAAAACACTATCCTGATTTATATGTAATTACGGATGTATGCTTTTGCGAATATACAAGCCATGGTCATTGCGGAATCATTCATGATAATGATGTTGATAATGACGCCACACTTGTAAATCTTGCCAAGCAAGTAATTTCTCACGCCAAGGCCGGAGCCGATATGGTAGCACCTTCAGGGATGATGGACGGCATGATCGCGACTATCAGGGAAGCACTGGATAATACAGGTTATCCAAATTTACCTGTTATGTCATATGCTGTGAAATATGCATCTGCATTTTACGGGCCTTTTAGGGACGCTGCAGATTCAACTCCAAGTTTTGGTGATAGAAGGACGTATCAAATGGATCCGTCAAACAGAGATGAGGGAATGAGGGAGGCTCATTTTGATGACCAGGAAGGAGCCGATATCTTAATGGTGAAACCTGCGCTCTCCTATCTCGATATTATTCGTGATTTGAAAAATAATTTTGACCGCCCGGTAGCCTGTTACAATGTGAGTGGCGAATATGCCATGGTCAAGGCTGCAGCAGAAAAAGGCTGGATTGATGAAAAGAAAGTAATGATGGAAAGTCTGCTTTCAATGAAAAGAGCCGGGGCGGATATTATCATAACTTATTTTGCGAAAGATGTCGCAAGAGCTTTGAAAGAATAG